Proteins encoded by one window of Musa acuminata AAA Group cultivar baxijiao chromosome BXJ2-9, Cavendish_Baxijiao_AAA, whole genome shotgun sequence:
- the LOC135622049 gene encoding leucine-rich repeat extensin-like protein 6: MRRCCRKPSPLLVKSTLIMIAAASIVVGCSAAVTPSVPDAQIKCDCNPCGCTQKPPPPPPPPKWPVPYCPPPPPAPYLYIVGTPGNLYPFDPNYYPSSARRSYAGPMPVFLVSGLLALWKIWWL, translated from the coding sequence ATGCGACGATGCTGCCGAAAGCCTTCGCCACTGCTGGTGAAGTCGACGCTTATCATGATCGCGGCTGCCTCGATAGTGGTCGGCTGCTCTGCAGCAGTAACCCCGTCGGTGCCCGACGCTCAGATCAAATGCGACTGCAATCCCTGCGGCTGCACGCAGAaaccgccgcctccgcctccgcctccgaagTGGCCCGTACCGTATTGTCCTCCGCCGCCACCGGCGCCGTATCTTTACATAGTCGGCACGCCAGGTAATCTCTACCCGTTTGACCCCAATTACTACCCCTCGAGCGCTCGCCGGAGCTACGCTGGGCCGATGCCGGTCTTCCTGGTCTCCGGGCTGCTCGCCCTGTGGAAGATTTGGTGGCTATGA
- the LOC103998632 gene encoding uncharacterized protein LOC103998632, whose protein sequence is MMPSFSCRFPATRRLRHLRSLPFLLLLFALLTGSALGRGRHVIAIPAAVPFPRGLAWDPSAQHFLVGSRLSHAAVYSVSDAGVAEALVSDLLLPSSSSVAALTVDDRRRRLLIALAGPAALAAYDLRSPRPHRRIFLSSFPDPSAVPGGVAVDPKTGSAFITAGSVVLKADLDGTASVLSRSAIYGADPSSEGLGAVAHVSHGFLLVVERGGTGRMFKVDEEDGAAKEVLRKGVGAAAEGIAVRSDGGAVLARGGAGTRWLRSRDGWGDAAVQDEAAVEEGWQATAVSVREGRRAYVLVTPGEEEGGEEKKVRRIEEVEWGKEGEGEMVWGFVLIGLGLAYFCYWRFQMGQLVTNLNKKRA, encoded by the coding sequence ATGATGCCTTCCTTCTCCTGCCGTTTCCCTGCAACCAGACGACTGCGCCACCTCCGCAGCTTgcccttcctcctccttctgtttgcCCTCCTTACGGGCTCTGCCCTTGGGCGCGGCCGCCACGTCATCGCCATCCCCGCTGCCGTGCCCTTCCCACGCGGCCTCGCCTGGGACCCCTCCGCGCAGCACTTCCTCGTCGGGTCCCGCCTCTCCCACGCCGCCGTCTACTCCGTCTCCGACGCAGGCGTCGCCGAGGCCCTCGTCTCCgacctcctcctcccttcctcctcctccgtcgcCGCCCTCACCGTTGACGACCGTCGCCGCCGCCTCCTCATCGCCCTCGCCGGCCCCGCCGCCCTTGCCGCCTACGACCTCCGCTCCCCGCGCCCGCACCGCCGCATCTTCCTCTCCTCGTTCCCCGACCCCTCTGCAGTCCCCGGCGGTGTCGCCGTCGACCCCAAGACTGGCTCCGCCTTCATCACCGCTGGGAGCGTCGTCCTTAAGGCGGATCTCGATGGGACCGCGTCCGTCCTTTCCAGATCGGCGATCTACGGCGCCGATCCGTCGTCAGAGGGCCTGGGCGCGGTGGCGCACGTGAGCCACGGGTTTCTGCTGGTGGTGGAGAGGGGTGGAACCGGGAGAATGTTCAAGGTCGACGAAGAGGACGGTGCGGCGAAGGAGGTGCTGAGGAAGGGGGTGGGGGCGGCCGCGGAAGGGATCGCGGTGAGGAGCGACGGGGGAGCGGTGCTGGCGCGGGGAGGAGCGGGGACGCGTTGGCTGCGGAGCCGGGACGGGTGGGGAGATGCGGCGGTGCAGGACGAGGCGGCGGTAGAGGAGGGTTGGCAGGCCACAGCCGTGTCCGTGCGCGAGGGGCGGAGGGCGTACGTTCTGGTGACACCTGGAGAAGAGGAAGGCGGAGAAGAGAAGAAGGTGAGGAGGATCGAGGAGGTGGAGTGGGGGAAGGAAGGGGAAGGGGAGATGGTGTGGGGATTTGTGCTGATTGGTCTGGGATTGGCTTATTTCTGCTACTGGAGGTTTCAGATGGGGCAGCTTGTCACCAACCTGAACAAGAAGAGAGCATAG